The following proteins come from a genomic window of Streptomyces sp. Sge12:
- a CDS encoding NAD(P)H-hydrate epimerase, with protein MRTAYSVETVRGAERELMARLPEGALMQRAAAGLAAACAGLLRRRRGGVYGARVVLLVGPGDNGGDALYAGARLARRGAGVTAVPMDPERMHPAALAALLAAGGRVAQAVPQRADLVLDGLLGIGGRGGLRPAAADLVERIPPGAPVVAVDLPSGVDADTGEVAGPAVAADVTVAFGAYKPGLLIDPGASRAGAVHLVDIGLELPPPEVEALQHADVAGLLPEPTASSDKYRRGVVGIVAGSAQYPGAAVLAVAGALRGGAGAVRYVGPAADAVLARYPETLIGPGRVQAWVVGPGLGEGRAGEVAELLAGDAAVLVDADGLRGLDPAALRARSAPTLLTPHAGEAAALLGVSRESVEAGRLDAVRVLAQQYGASVLLKGSTTLVASGAGAVRVNPTGTPWLATAGSGDVLSGLAGSLLAGGLSGADAGAVGAYLHGLAARRVGGPLLAHQVAEALPAAWRDTRHP; from the coding sequence GTGCGCACTGCTTACAGCGTGGAGACCGTACGGGGCGCCGAGCGCGAGCTGATGGCGCGGCTGCCCGAGGGCGCCCTGATGCAACGGGCGGCGGCCGGACTGGCCGCCGCCTGCGCGGGGCTCCTGCGACGAAGGCGCGGCGGCGTGTACGGGGCGCGGGTCGTGCTGCTCGTCGGCCCCGGCGACAACGGCGGCGACGCCCTGTACGCGGGCGCCCGGCTGGCCCGGCGCGGCGCCGGGGTCACCGCGGTGCCGATGGACCCCGAGCGGATGCACCCGGCCGCCCTGGCCGCGCTGCTGGCCGCCGGGGGACGGGTGGCACAGGCCGTACCCCAGCGGGCGGACCTCGTACTGGACGGGCTGCTCGGGATCGGCGGCAGGGGCGGACTGCGCCCGGCGGCCGCCGACCTGGTGGAGCGGATCCCGCCGGGGGCCCCCGTGGTCGCGGTGGACCTGCCGAGCGGCGTGGACGCGGACACCGGGGAAGTGGCGGGCCCGGCCGTCGCGGCCGACGTGACGGTGGCCTTCGGGGCGTACAAACCCGGCCTGCTGATCGACCCCGGGGCCTCCCGGGCGGGCGCGGTGCACCTCGTGGACATCGGGCTGGAACTGCCGCCCCCGGAGGTGGAGGCCCTGCAGCACGCGGACGTCGCGGGGCTGCTCCCGGAGCCGACGGCGTCGAGCGACAAGTACCGGCGGGGCGTGGTCGGGATCGTCGCCGGGTCCGCGCAGTACCCCGGTGCGGCCGTGCTGGCCGTGGCGGGAGCACTGCGCGGCGGTGCGGGCGCGGTGCGGTACGTGGGGCCGGCGGCGGACGCGGTCCTCGCCCGCTACCCGGAGACGCTGATCGGGCCCGGCCGGGTGCAGGCCTGGGTGGTCGGCCCGGGGCTGGGCGAGGGGCGTGCCGGGGAGGTGGCGGAGCTGCTGGCCGGGGACGCGGCGGTGCTGGTCGACGCGGACGGGCTGCGCGGGCTGGACCCGGCGGCGCTGCGGGCCCGGAGCGCCCCCACGCTGCTGACCCCGCACGCGGGGGAGGCGGCGGCGCTGCTCGGGGTGTCGCGGGAGTCGGTGGAGGCGGGCCGGCTGGATGCCGTACGGGTGCTGGCGCAGCAGTACGGGGCGTCGGTGCTGCTGAAGGGCTCGACGACCCTGGTCGCCTCCGGCGCCGGCGCCGTCCGGGTGAACCCGACGGGCACCCCGTGGCTGGCCACCGCCGGCAGCGGCGACGTGCTCTCCGGGCTGGCCGGGTCCCTGCTGGCGGGCGGCCTGTCCGGTGCGGACGCGGGCGCGGTGGGCGCGTACCTCCACGGCCTGGCGGCCCGCCGGGTCGGGGGCCCCCTCCTGGCCCACCAGGTGGCCGAAGCCCTCCCGGCGGCCTGGCGCGACACCCGCCACCCCTGA
- a CDS encoding holo-ACP synthase produces the protein MIIGVGIDVAEIDRFGAALERTPNLAGRLFVDAELTLPSGERRGTASLAARFAAKEALAKALGAPAGLLWTDAEVYVEESGRPRLRVCGTVEARARALGVKSWHISLSHDAGVASAVVIAEG, from the coding sequence GTGATTATCGGTGTGGGGATCGACGTCGCGGAGATCGATCGGTTCGGCGCGGCGCTGGAGCGCACGCCGAACCTGGCCGGACGGCTCTTCGTCGACGCCGAGTTGACGCTGCCGAGCGGCGAGCGGCGCGGAACCGCCTCGCTCGCCGCGCGGTTCGCCGCCAAAGAAGCCCTGGCCAAGGCCCTCGGTGCGCCCGCCGGCCTGCTGTGGACCGACGCCGAGGTGTACGTCGAGGAGAGCGGGCGGCCCCGGCTGCGCGTCTGCGGGACGGTGGAGGCGCGGGCGCGGGCCCTCGGCGTGAAGTCCTGGCACATCTCGCTCAGCCACGACGCCGGGGTCGCCTCGGCCGTGGTGATCGCAGAAGGGTAG
- the glmS gene encoding glutamine--fructose-6-phosphate transaminase (isomerizing), with protein sequence MCGIVGYVGAQSALDVVIAGLKRLEYRGYDSAGVAVLADGSLAAAKKAGKLVNLEKELVGHPLPAGSTGLGHTRWATHGGPTDANAHPHLDNSGRVAVVHNGIIENFAALRAELAERGHRLESETDTEVVAHLLAEQFSATGDLAEAMRQVCRRLEGAFTLVAVHADEPDVVVGARRNSPLVVGVGEGENFLASDVAAFIAHTRSAIELGQDQVVELRREGVTVTNFDGTAATVRAYHVDWDASAAEKGGYDYFMLKEIAEQPKAVADTLLGRIDASGSLTLDEVRIPVSVLREVDKVVIVACGTAYHAGMIAKLAIEHWTRIPCETELASEFRYRDPILDQRTLVVAISQSGETMDTLMALRHAREQGAKVLAICNTNGSTIPRESDAVLYTHAGPEVAVASTKAFLTQLVACYLVALYLGQVRGTKWGDEIEAVIRELSDIAAAVDTVLETMEPVRQLARSLADKNTVLFLGRHVGYPVALEGALKLKELAYMHAEGFAAGELKHGPIALIEKDLPVVVVVPSPRGRSVLHDKIVSNIQEIRARGARTIVIAEEGDETVVPYADHLIRIPATPTLLQPLVATVPLQVFACELATARGNEVDQPRNLAKSVTVE encoded by the coding sequence ATGTGCGGAATTGTGGGTTACGTGGGAGCGCAGTCGGCGCTCGATGTGGTCATTGCCGGACTCAAGCGGCTGGAGTACCGCGGCTACGACTCGGCCGGGGTCGCCGTGCTCGCGGACGGCAGCCTCGCGGCCGCCAAGAAGGCCGGCAAACTCGTCAATCTGGAGAAGGAGCTGGTCGGGCACCCGCTGCCGGCCGGCTCCACGGGGCTGGGGCACACCCGGTGGGCGACCCACGGCGGGCCCACCGACGCCAACGCCCACCCGCACCTCGACAATTCGGGGCGCGTGGCCGTCGTACACAACGGCATCATCGAGAACTTCGCCGCGCTGCGGGCCGAACTGGCCGAGCGCGGGCACCGGCTGGAGTCCGAGACGGACACCGAGGTCGTCGCGCACCTGCTGGCGGAGCAGTTCTCGGCGACCGGCGACCTCGCGGAGGCCATGCGGCAGGTCTGCCGGCGCCTGGAAGGTGCGTTCACGCTGGTCGCGGTGCACGCCGACGAGCCGGACGTGGTGGTCGGCGCGCGCCGGAACTCGCCCCTGGTGGTGGGCGTCGGAGAGGGCGAGAACTTCCTCGCCTCGGACGTGGCCGCATTCATCGCCCACACCCGCTCCGCGATCGAGCTGGGCCAGGACCAGGTCGTCGAGCTGCGCCGCGAGGGGGTCACGGTGACCAACTTCGACGGCACGGCCGCGACCGTGCGGGCGTACCACGTGGACTGGGACGCCTCGGCGGCCGAGAAGGGGGGCTACGACTACTTCATGCTCAAGGAGATCGCCGAGCAGCCGAAGGCCGTCGCCGACACCCTCCTGGGCAGGATCGACGCGAGCGGCTCCCTGACCCTGGACGAGGTGCGCATCCCCGTCTCGGTGCTCCGCGAGGTCGACAAGGTCGTGATCGTGGCCTGCGGTACGGCCTACCACGCGGGCATGATCGCGAAGCTGGCCATCGAGCACTGGACCCGCATCCCGTGCGAGACGGAACTCGCGAGCGAGTTCCGCTACCGCGACCCGATCCTGGACCAGCGCACGCTCGTCGTCGCGATCTCCCAGTCCGGCGAGACCATGGACACCCTGATGGCGCTGCGGCACGCGCGCGAACAGGGCGCCAAGGTGCTGGCCATCTGCAACACGAACGGGTCGACGATCCCGCGCGAATCGGACGCCGTGCTCTACACGCACGCCGGCCCCGAGGTGGCCGTCGCCTCGACCAAGGCCTTCCTGACGCAACTGGTGGCCTGCTACCTGGTCGCCCTCTACCTCGGCCAGGTCCGCGGCACCAAGTGGGGCGACGAGATCGAGGCCGTGATCCGCGAGCTGTCGGACATCGCCGCGGCGGTCGACACCGTACTGGAGACCATGGAGCCGGTACGGCAACTCGCGCGCTCCCTCGCCGACAAGAACACCGTGCTCTTCCTCGGCCGCCACGTCGGCTACCCGGTGGCGCTGGAGGGCGCGCTCAAGCTCAAGGAGCTGGCGTACATGCACGCCGAGGGCTTCGCGGCGGGCGAGCTCAAGCACGGGCCGATCGCGCTCATCGAGAAGGACCTGCCGGTGGTCGTCGTCGTCCCGTCGCCGCGCGGCCGGTCGGTGCTCCACGACAAGATCGTGTCGAACATCCAGGAGATCAGGGCCCGCGGGGCGCGGACCATCGTGATCGCGGAGGAGGGCGACGAGACGGTCGTCCCCTACGCCGACCACCTGATCCGGATCCCGGCCACGCCGACGCTGCTCCAGCCGCTGGTGGCGACCGTCCCCCTCCAGGTGTTCGCGTGCGAGCTGGCGACGGCGCGCGGCAACGAGGTCGACCAGCCGCGTAACCTCGCCAAGTCGGTGACCGTGGAGTAG
- the coaA gene encoding type I pantothenate kinase, which produces MITSPPRSSTPDDATERTGRDGHPTRPAHRRGPDASPYVDLTRAEWSALRERTPLPLTAEEVEQLRGLGDVIDLDEVRDVYLPLSRLLNLYVGATSNLRGTLNTFLGDAGNGHGAQQGTPFVIGVAGSVAVGKSTVARLLQALLARWPEHPRVELVTTDGFLYPMKELQRRGLTSRKGFPESYDRRALTRFVADIKAGKDEVRAPVYSHLIYDIVPGEELVVRRPDILIVEGLNVLQPALPGTDGRTRVALADYFDFSVYVDARAEDIERWYLGRFRKLRATAFQNPFSYFRKYTQVSEEEAMEYAQTMWRTINRPNLLENVAPTRGRATLVVRKGPDHKVQKLSLRKL; this is translated from the coding sequence GTGATCACTTCGCCGCCACGAAGCAGCACGCCGGACGACGCAACGGAGCGCACCGGGCGGGACGGGCACCCCACGCGCCCCGCACACCGCCGCGGCCCCGACGCCTCGCCGTACGTCGACCTCACCCGCGCCGAGTGGAGCGCGCTGCGGGAGCGGACCCCGCTGCCGCTGACCGCCGAGGAGGTGGAGCAGCTCCGGGGCCTCGGCGACGTCATCGACCTCGACGAGGTCCGCGACGTCTACCTGCCGCTGTCCCGGCTCCTGAACCTCTACGTGGGCGCCACCAGCAACCTCCGCGGCACCCTCAACACCTTCCTCGGCGACGCGGGCAACGGGCACGGCGCCCAGCAGGGCACCCCCTTCGTCATAGGGGTCGCCGGCTCGGTCGCCGTGGGCAAGTCCACCGTAGCCCGCCTGCTCCAGGCCCTGCTCGCCCGCTGGCCCGAGCACCCGCGCGTGGAGCTGGTGACCACCGACGGGTTCCTGTACCCGATGAAGGAGCTCCAGCGGCGCGGGCTCACCTCCCGCAAGGGCTTCCCGGAGTCCTACGACCGGCGCGCGCTCACCCGCTTCGTCGCCGACATCAAGGCCGGCAAGGACGAGGTACGGGCCCCGGTCTACTCACACCTGATCTACGACATCGTGCCCGGCGAGGAGCTCGTCGTGCGCCGCCCGGACATCCTGATCGTCGAGGGCCTCAACGTGCTCCAGCCGGCCCTGCCCGGCACCGACGGCCGCACCCGCGTCGCCCTCGCCGACTACTTCGACTTCAGCGTGTACGTGGACGCGCGTGCCGAGGACATCGAGCGCTGGTACCTGGGCCGCTTCCGGAAGCTGCGCGCAACCGCCTTCCAGAACCCCTTCTCCTACTTCCGCAAGTACACCCAGGTCTCCGAGGAGGAGGCCATGGAGTACGCGCAGACGATGTGGCGGACGATCAACCGGCCCAATCTGCTGGAGAACGTGGCACCCACCCGCGGCCGGGCCACCCTCGTCGTCCGCAAGGGGCCGGACCACAAGGTGCAGAAGCTGAGCCTCCGCAAGCTCTAG